The Bactrocera tryoni isolate S06 unplaced genomic scaffold, CSIRO_BtryS06_freeze2 scaffold_162, whole genome shotgun sequence nucleotide sequence gttaGATAACATTTAGCACCTTAATACTCACTTTTTGACACTGAATATAACCTTTAATGTTTCTTCTGTGGGATCGAACGGTTTACCATGATTCCGCACAATCCTCCAGTTTTTTAGTTTTCGTCTTTTCATTCTTCGTTCTATAAAAACTTGTTACTAAATCCCTATCTCTCGTTTGTACTgagtaattaaaagaaatttcgtacgaaaaatgtatgaaattctaacacttttagttttttagttttgtcGAATGAATTaacagttatatatttttattcaaaaatcgctaaaataaaatttttccgtattaaaatatatatcatgtttcattattttatatagCTTATTTCACTAGATGTTTTAAAACTCTGGATATATCACGAAATGCTGTTTGTAAGCTGTCGACAAATTCTTTTCCGTTGCGCTCATTTTCATAGGAAGAAACTATTGCACCACAATAATCATTTTGTATTGAATATCTGTTTCATATAAACAACAATGATAATAAAGAATACACACTTTTTATGAATATATCATACTCACGCTATTCCCAAACCATCTCGTACCACTGGACCAAAAGAGCCAGCCAACAAAGCGTTGGATGATAAGGTTGAAGTGCTAATGATATTGTGATTGATTTTAGCATACGCCTCACTTTCATATACAGCAGGCAATTCTTTTCCATGCAGTTTAGCTTGATgtcttaaagcaaataaatgtcTGTCGAAACCTTGTCCCATTGCAGCCTGTTTCGTTAGCTCATTGTGCACGTACGAACTCTGTTTGATTAAGGAATATAATTCACTTAAATGTGACTGCTTTGCAAGACTTCGTCCCAAGTTTTCACACACGTGTTTTGTCGCCATGGTGCATGGACGTACGGTTTCGGTGCGGCCGTGTCGAAATGCAGCCGTACTACAAGATTCATAAGTTCCAACATAATCATTAAAAGCTCTTTTATATGCAAGTTGAAATGAAAGTTGCATTATTGCATCAGGGCTCAAACCAAGTGATTTGCATATATCTTTATTCAGTTCCggatattttagaatatttacaTTCAGTTGCTGCATTATATGCTTGTTTTTCAATATAGTTTTTTGTATTGCATTTTCTACATATGCGTCTGTTTTTAGTTTGATCGCTCTTATGCACTTTATATTTTCAGTATGATTAACTATTATACTAGGCTTTGCAAAAGGATTCTTTATAGTTTCTTGGTATATCTCATTAAAATATCTTAGTACGGCGATTCCGTCGCCCCACGAGTGTTCGAAATTTACAGCGGCCGTACCATCTGCAGTTACTATTAATGATACTGATTTATCAAACCaactataaaaagaaaaaaaatttttgtgcatAAAAAGTGTTTGTGATAGATTTTACTTCCTCCTCACCGATTTATGCCGTCACCCGCTAACAAGTCCTTGAGCAATGGTACAAAATTTTCTTCACTGTATTTGGGGGAATTAGATGAGTCTAAACAAAGGCAAAACAAAGCAGCATCAATTTCTGTTTCAAGAAGTCGCTTATTTTCCCCTCCTATATTATCGGTTAAATACTGGCGCAAACTAGCCCATTCGTCCCGATTAATAGTAGTCAAAGTTCCAATGGGTACAGTGGAACTACCGTTAGTATCAGCCTTATTTAAAACCGTATGCAAACGCCCGAGAATTACTTCTGGTCTTTCTATATTTCCATCTTTGTCCAACACATCTACTGAATATAAATTGCCACCACGAATGACTAATATATGTTTTGAGTTTTCATTTTGCACTAAGGAATCTTTCCCTTTTCCTGGTATTCTAGATACTCCAAAAAGTCGTTTGTACTGGCTCATATCCAAAGGAAAAGCTTTGAAAGCATAAGCTGCATATGTGGCTATTCTTTCAGGAATAAGACACATAATATTCTTAAATCCCTGCGTATCGCTTTTCTTAGCATTCAGATGATAAATCTCAGGATCTAATAGGTGTGCTTGTAACGAACGCCAAAATCTCATGGAACTTATCACTAAATTAGTGGCGCGCAGCAATTGGTCTTGATATGCCTCTTTTGTGTCGTGTTTCATAATAAGCAAGGGATTATAATTAAGAGGCAATGGACTTCTATCACGTAAATACATGTCgaacctatatatgtatataaaattattgcaataacaaaatatatagcatgaagagaaatatacatatggcGTTAAAGCAACATCGACACTTACCAGATTATAttttgcaatatatgtatgtataagtaaattAGCAATTAAATAGAAACAAAGTGTTAAACTTTCGacttattttttcgaattttgaaaattaatattgaaaatctaatttttaatcccaaatgtttgaatttaaatatttttaaacctgCTTATAACTCGTTGTACCGATACAAGAACtagtaaaaatgagaaaaatgtaaaattattatgcatacacaTCACGCAAATAGCACAAAGAATGTGACTCGTGAAATATGCAATCTGTTTTTGAGGAAAACAGTTATTTTGAAgacgattttttttacttaatcttTCTAGTCATAAGTGCCGTTAAGTAAGTTCCGTTACCTTTCAACGCGCAGTTTTTATATCAGTTTGTTAAAATAGTGCATTATTTTGACGTCGCccaaataacatatttttatgccaCTACAACTACTACAATTAGTTAAGATAGAGCCACAGTCCGGACACAAATATGATGGTAAAACACGCAGGTGGAAATATCATTATATGGGATGGCTTTCCTTGACATGGCATGGACTCAATTGTTGAATTGTTCGCATTAAAGGGAAATTGGATCTGTATTAGAATTTAGACACCCTGCAATACTGGAAGTGGCGATTGGCCACGCGGTAAGTGATTACCCTGCTACTTActacatatgtaggtacttaCTTAAGTGACCCTATGGTAAGCGAACGCCGAACCATATGGTGAAAAAATGAATACGCATGAAATCGTAAAAGTAAAATGACGGTCAGACATCGCATTtgtttttagatattttgtGGGAAGGGCATaggtgaaattgaaaaaaaaattgcgattgCTGTTTGTTTCCGCGTCATCAATGCATTAGAATGCATCGGACTGTtcgttttactttgtttttagaTTTTGCTCAAGCGCAGCTGGCTGGTGAAATTTGTGGCACCATTTCAGTCGAGACGAGAGAAGaggagtacatatgtatgtgctattTTATCAAGTGAGtgaaatttaacaatttatacAATAAGTGAGGGAAA carries:
- the LOC120780112 gene encoding carnitine O-palmitoyltransferase 2, mitochondrial; the encoded protein is MPRYVQFYVAAKYLTMIALNLPRHSPLISNLNLCRRTLSDQSRYQFLQHSKLPTYYFQKSLPRLPIPKLKLTASRFLSAVQPLLDQKEYDRTVRILSDFITGDGIELQALLQNYDNLNKHTSYISEPWFDMYLRDRSPLPLNYNPLLIMKHDTKEAYQDQLLRATNLVISSMRFWRSLQAHLLDPEIYHLNAKKSDTQGFKNIMCLIPERIATYAAYAFKAFPLDMSQYKRLFGVSRIPGKGKDSLVQNENSKHILVIRGGNLYSVDVLDKDGNIERPEVILGRLHTVLNKADTNGSSTVPIGTLTTINRDEWASLRQYLTDNIGGENKRLLETEIDAALFCLCLDSSNSPKYSEENFVPLLKDLLAGDGINRWFDKSVSLIVTADGTAAVNFEHSWGDGIAVLRYFNEIYQETIKNPFAKPSIIVNHTENIKCIRAIKLKTDAYVENAIQKTILKNKHIMQQLNVNILKYPELNKDICKSLGLSPDAIMQLSFQLAYKRAFNDYVGTYESCSTAAFRHGRTETVRPCTMATKHVCENLGRSLAKQSHLSELYSLIKQSSYVHNELTKQAAMGQGFDRHLFALRHQAKLHGKELPAVYESEAYAKINHNIISTSTLSSNALLAGSFGPVVRDGLGIAYSIQNDYCGAIVSSYENERNGKEFVDSLQTAFRDISRVLKHLVK